A single window of Ctenopharyngodon idella isolate HZGC_01 chromosome 24, HZGC01, whole genome shotgun sequence DNA harbors:
- the cax2 gene encoding uncharacterized protein cax2 isoform X1: MTTNIETRRRKLDTKKQDPPEDHDGAHLPGSCCERVCVAHIHSEASDGPAQSCLLQIGNSYSPKNPQRTCSFGDEICDENPCKTTISAENEVEAQKLANNYKFGFRKWKSHVTERPFEKRSDIVKELYSELNVIKPHSAGSLFTCGNVLYVFLFGWWIALVYVFVGVLMFLTVFGIPYGNLCWRLSCYFLWPFGKSIEKASVSVPVYSVKILQRDSSLEAEEDRKPSSPLLLPTPVEETIEEPTGSPNDEHYWRRIRTYAWLFVGYPLLVITHFVLCLISWLLVFTIPVAKMSAKTLHTILLMPPEHIHISRATEAQEHEGQVILCCYHAVNLYYYKYTVDGINVFAVNLLPLVIVSLVIGYVDKTNQFASSEVKFATAISSIIPLSYYIGMGIASISAQSNFAVGAVVNATFGSITELTFYITALLRGHRQGNKCLQEIVKAALTGTLLGCILFIPGICMIIGGLRHREQRFNSRSAGVSSSLLFISIGGVFAPTLFSKAYGNIVCENCTNSTGTNSSGSFMCKNCHYDLSENNYSLFHSHIEPLVYTISILLPVSYIIGLIFTLKTHSHIYDIHVGDGRAGHLGASVHWSRWRALLILIVATVLMSACADLTTEHIQPILSRSSVSQYFIGVTLLAMIPEIPEIVNGVQFALQNQISLSFEVGSCIAVQVCMIQIPILVLFNIFYDVGFVLIFSDLHLWASIFSVIVVNYSFMDGKCDYFQGTALVVVYLILLAMYFFAPSPAGC, encoded by the exons ATGACAACGAATATAGAGACGAGAAGAAGGAAACTCGACACAAAAAAGCAAG ATCCTCCAGAGGACCATGATGGAGCTCATCTGCCTGGCTCTTGCTGTGAAAGGGTTTGTGTAGCTCACATTCACTCAGAAGCCAGCGATGGTCCTGCTCAGTCCTGTTTACTGCAAATAGGCAACTCCTACTCACCTAAAAACCCACAGAGAA CATGCAGCTTTGGTGATGAAATATGCGATGAGAACCCTTGCAAGACCACCATAAGTGCTGAAAATGAAGTAGAAGCCCAAAAACTCGCAAATAATTATAAG TTTGGATTCAGGAAGTGGAAGAGTCATGTAACAGAACGGCCCTTTGAGAAGAGGTCGGACATCGTGAAGGAGCTTTACTCTGAGCTGAACGTTATTAAACCTCACTCAG CAGGTTCATTGTTCACTTGTGGCAATGTTCTCTACGTGTTTCTGTTTGGCTGGTGGATCGCTCTGGTTTATGTTTTCGTTGGTGTCCTAATGTTCCTCACAGTTTTTGGCATCCCCTACG GGAATCTCTGCTGGAGGTTGTCCTGCTATTTTCTGTGGCCATTTGGGAAGTCGATCGAAAAG GCCAGTGTCTCTGTGCCAGTGTACAGTGTGAAGATCCTCCAGCGTGATTCCTCTCTAGAGGCAGAGGAGGACAGAAAGCCTTCCTCTCCTCTCCTGCTGCCCACACCTGTGGAGGAGACCATAGAAGAGCCCACAGGAAGTCCAAATGATGAGCACTACTGG CGGCGCATCAGAACATATGCATGGCTGTTTGTGGGTTACCCTCTCCTCGTCATCACACATTTTGTACTGTGTCTGATCTCCTGGTTGCTGGTTTTCACCATTCCTGTGGCCAAAATGAGTGCCAAGACCTTACATACCATCCTGCTCATGCCTCCCGAACACATTCACATCAGCCGAGCCACAGAG GCTCAGGAGCACGAAGGCCAAGTCATTTTATGCTGCTATCATGCAGTGAACCTCTACTACTATAAATACACAGTGGATGGGATCAATGTTTTTGCTGTCA ATCTCTTACCATTAGTTATAGTGTCTCTAGTGATTGGTTACGTGGACAAAACAAACCAGTTTGCCAGCTCTGAAGTCAAGTTTGCCACAGCAATCAGCTCCATCATTCCACTCTCGTATTACATTGGCATGGGTATTGCAAG TATTTCAGCTCAGAGTAACTTTGCTGTCGGGGCCGTGGTGAACGCAACATTTGGCTCCATCACAGAGTTGACGTTTTACATCACAGCATTGCTCAGAGGTCACCGCCAGGGAAACAAGTGCCTGCAGGAGATAGTGAAGGCGGCTCTTACTGGAACCCTGCTGGGCTGCATCCTCTTCATACCA GGGATCTGTATGATAATCGGAGGGCTCAGGCACAGGGAGCAGAGGTTTAACAGTCGCTCGGCGGGGGTCAGCTCCTCTCTGCTTTTCATATCAATAGGGG GAGTGTTTGCCCCTACGCTCTTCTCCAAAGCCTATGGGAATATAGTGTGTGAGAACTGTACTAACTCTACAGGAACCAACAGCAGCGGATCCTTCATGTGCAAAAACTGCCACTACGACCTG AGTGAAAACAACTACAGCTTGTTTCACAGTCACATTGA GCCTCTAGTGTACACCATTTCCATTCTACTGCCCGTATCCTATATCATTGGCCTCATCTTTACTCttaaaacacattcacacatcTACGACATTCACGTTGGTGATGGAAGGG CAGGTCATCTTGGAGCGTCGGTGCACTGGTCCCGATGGAGAGCTTTGCTTATCCTCATCGTTGCCACGGTGCTGATGTCTGCATGTGCCGATCTGACCACTGAACACATTCAGCCCATACTCAGCCGCTCGTCTGTATCTCAG TATTTCATAGGTGTGACTCTTTTGGCCATGATCCCTGAAATCCCAGAAATTGTCAATGGAGTCCAGTTTGCTCTTCAGAATCAAATCAGTTTGAG TTTCGAGGTTGGAAGCTGCATCGCGGTGCAGGTGTGCATGATTCAGATCCCCATCCTGGTTTTATTCAACATCTTCTAT GATGTTGGTTTTGTACTCATCTTCAGCGACCTGCATCTGTGGGCCAGCATCTTTAGTGTCATCGTTGTGAATTATAGTTTTATGGATGGGAAGTGTGATTACTTTCAAG GTACTGCTCTTGTGGTGGTGTATCTCATCCTGTTGGCGATGTATTTTTTTGCTCCGTCTCCTGCTGGTTGTTGA
- the cax2 gene encoding uncharacterized protein cax2 isoform X2, producing MTTNIETRRRKLDTKKQDPPEDHDGAHLPGSCCERVCVAHIHSEASDGPAQSCLLQIGNSYSPKNPQRTCSFGDEICDENPCKTTISAENEVEAQKLANNYKFGFRKWKSHVTERPFEKRSDIVKELYSELNVIKPHSGSLFTCGNVLYVFLFGWWIALVYVFVGVLMFLTVFGIPYGNLCWRLSCYFLWPFGKSIEKASVSVPVYSVKILQRDSSLEAEEDRKPSSPLLLPTPVEETIEEPTGSPNDEHYWRRIRTYAWLFVGYPLLVITHFVLCLISWLLVFTIPVAKMSAKTLHTILLMPPEHIHISRATEAQEHEGQVILCCYHAVNLYYYKYTVDGINVFAVNLLPLVIVSLVIGYVDKTNQFASSEVKFATAISSIIPLSYYIGMGIASISAQSNFAVGAVVNATFGSITELTFYITALLRGHRQGNKCLQEIVKAALTGTLLGCILFIPGICMIIGGLRHREQRFNSRSAGVSSSLLFISIGGVFAPTLFSKAYGNIVCENCTNSTGTNSSGSFMCKNCHYDLSENNYSLFHSHIEPLVYTISILLPVSYIIGLIFTLKTHSHIYDIHVGDGRAGHLGASVHWSRWRALLILIVATVLMSACADLTTEHIQPILSRSSVSQYFIGVTLLAMIPEIPEIVNGVQFALQNQISLSFEVGSCIAVQVCMIQIPILVLFNIFYDVGFVLIFSDLHLWASIFSVIVVNYSFMDGKCDYFQGTALVVVYLILLAMYFFAPSPAGC from the exons ATGACAACGAATATAGAGACGAGAAGAAGGAAACTCGACACAAAAAAGCAAG ATCCTCCAGAGGACCATGATGGAGCTCATCTGCCTGGCTCTTGCTGTGAAAGGGTTTGTGTAGCTCACATTCACTCAGAAGCCAGCGATGGTCCTGCTCAGTCCTGTTTACTGCAAATAGGCAACTCCTACTCACCTAAAAACCCACAGAGAA CATGCAGCTTTGGTGATGAAATATGCGATGAGAACCCTTGCAAGACCACCATAAGTGCTGAAAATGAAGTAGAAGCCCAAAAACTCGCAAATAATTATAAG TTTGGATTCAGGAAGTGGAAGAGTCATGTAACAGAACGGCCCTTTGAGAAGAGGTCGGACATCGTGAAGGAGCTTTACTCTGAGCTGAACGTTATTAAACCTCACTCAG GTTCATTGTTCACTTGTGGCAATGTTCTCTACGTGTTTCTGTTTGGCTGGTGGATCGCTCTGGTTTATGTTTTCGTTGGTGTCCTAATGTTCCTCACAGTTTTTGGCATCCCCTACG GGAATCTCTGCTGGAGGTTGTCCTGCTATTTTCTGTGGCCATTTGGGAAGTCGATCGAAAAG GCCAGTGTCTCTGTGCCAGTGTACAGTGTGAAGATCCTCCAGCGTGATTCCTCTCTAGAGGCAGAGGAGGACAGAAAGCCTTCCTCTCCTCTCCTGCTGCCCACACCTGTGGAGGAGACCATAGAAGAGCCCACAGGAAGTCCAAATGATGAGCACTACTGG CGGCGCATCAGAACATATGCATGGCTGTTTGTGGGTTACCCTCTCCTCGTCATCACACATTTTGTACTGTGTCTGATCTCCTGGTTGCTGGTTTTCACCATTCCTGTGGCCAAAATGAGTGCCAAGACCTTACATACCATCCTGCTCATGCCTCCCGAACACATTCACATCAGCCGAGCCACAGAG GCTCAGGAGCACGAAGGCCAAGTCATTTTATGCTGCTATCATGCAGTGAACCTCTACTACTATAAATACACAGTGGATGGGATCAATGTTTTTGCTGTCA ATCTCTTACCATTAGTTATAGTGTCTCTAGTGATTGGTTACGTGGACAAAACAAACCAGTTTGCCAGCTCTGAAGTCAAGTTTGCCACAGCAATCAGCTCCATCATTCCACTCTCGTATTACATTGGCATGGGTATTGCAAG TATTTCAGCTCAGAGTAACTTTGCTGTCGGGGCCGTGGTGAACGCAACATTTGGCTCCATCACAGAGTTGACGTTTTACATCACAGCATTGCTCAGAGGTCACCGCCAGGGAAACAAGTGCCTGCAGGAGATAGTGAAGGCGGCTCTTACTGGAACCCTGCTGGGCTGCATCCTCTTCATACCA GGGATCTGTATGATAATCGGAGGGCTCAGGCACAGGGAGCAGAGGTTTAACAGTCGCTCGGCGGGGGTCAGCTCCTCTCTGCTTTTCATATCAATAGGGG GAGTGTTTGCCCCTACGCTCTTCTCCAAAGCCTATGGGAATATAGTGTGTGAGAACTGTACTAACTCTACAGGAACCAACAGCAGCGGATCCTTCATGTGCAAAAACTGCCACTACGACCTG AGTGAAAACAACTACAGCTTGTTTCACAGTCACATTGA GCCTCTAGTGTACACCATTTCCATTCTACTGCCCGTATCCTATATCATTGGCCTCATCTTTACTCttaaaacacattcacacatcTACGACATTCACGTTGGTGATGGAAGGG CAGGTCATCTTGGAGCGTCGGTGCACTGGTCCCGATGGAGAGCTTTGCTTATCCTCATCGTTGCCACGGTGCTGATGTCTGCATGTGCCGATCTGACCACTGAACACATTCAGCCCATACTCAGCCGCTCGTCTGTATCTCAG TATTTCATAGGTGTGACTCTTTTGGCCATGATCCCTGAAATCCCAGAAATTGTCAATGGAGTCCAGTTTGCTCTTCAGAATCAAATCAGTTTGAG TTTCGAGGTTGGAAGCTGCATCGCGGTGCAGGTGTGCATGATTCAGATCCCCATCCTGGTTTTATTCAACATCTTCTAT GATGTTGGTTTTGTACTCATCTTCAGCGACCTGCATCTGTGGGCCAGCATCTTTAGTGTCATCGTTGTGAATTATAGTTTTATGGATGGGAAGTGTGATTACTTTCAAG GTACTGCTCTTGTGGTGGTGTATCTCATCCTGTTGGCGATGTATTTTTTTGCTCCGTCTCCTGCTGGTTGTTGA
- the cax2 gene encoding uncharacterized protein cax2 isoform X4, whose protein sequence is MTTNIETRRRKLDTKKQDPPEDHDGAHLPGSCCERVCVAHIHSEASDGPAQSCLLQIGNSYSPKNPQRTCSFGDEICDENPCKTTISAENEVEAQKLANNYKFGFRKWKSHVTERPFEKRSDIVKELYSELNVIKPHSGSLFTCGNVLYVFLFGWWIALVYVFVGVLMFLTVFGIPYGNLCWRLSCYFLWPFGKSIEKASVSVPVYSVKILQRDSSLEAEEDRKPSSPLLLPTPVEETIEEPTGSPNDEHYWRRIRTYAWLFVGYPLLVITHFVLCLISWLLVFTIPVAKMSAKTLHTILLMPPEHIHISRATEAQEHEGQVILCCYHAVNLYYYKYTVDGINVFAVNLLPLVIVSLVIGYVDKTNQFASSEVKFATAISSIIPLSYYIGMGIASISAQSNFAVGAVVNATFGSITELTFYITALLRGHRQGNKCLQEIVKAALTGTLLGCILFIPGICMIIGGLRHREQRFNSRSAGVSSSLLFISIGGVFAPTLFSKAYGNIVCENCTNSTGTNSSGSFMCKNCHYDLSENNYSLFHSHIEPLVYTISILLPVSYIIGLIFTLKTHSHIYDIHVGDGRGHLGASVHWSRWRALLILIVATVLMSACADLTTEHIQPILSRSSVSQYFIGVTLLAMIPEIPEIVNGVQFALQNQISLSFEVGSCIAVQVCMIQIPILVLFNIFYDVGFVLIFSDLHLWASIFSVIVVNYSFMDGKCDYFQGTALVVVYLILLAMYFFAPSPAGC, encoded by the exons ATGACAACGAATATAGAGACGAGAAGAAGGAAACTCGACACAAAAAAGCAAG ATCCTCCAGAGGACCATGATGGAGCTCATCTGCCTGGCTCTTGCTGTGAAAGGGTTTGTGTAGCTCACATTCACTCAGAAGCCAGCGATGGTCCTGCTCAGTCCTGTTTACTGCAAATAGGCAACTCCTACTCACCTAAAAACCCACAGAGAA CATGCAGCTTTGGTGATGAAATATGCGATGAGAACCCTTGCAAGACCACCATAAGTGCTGAAAATGAAGTAGAAGCCCAAAAACTCGCAAATAATTATAAG TTTGGATTCAGGAAGTGGAAGAGTCATGTAACAGAACGGCCCTTTGAGAAGAGGTCGGACATCGTGAAGGAGCTTTACTCTGAGCTGAACGTTATTAAACCTCACTCAG GTTCATTGTTCACTTGTGGCAATGTTCTCTACGTGTTTCTGTTTGGCTGGTGGATCGCTCTGGTTTATGTTTTCGTTGGTGTCCTAATGTTCCTCACAGTTTTTGGCATCCCCTACG GGAATCTCTGCTGGAGGTTGTCCTGCTATTTTCTGTGGCCATTTGGGAAGTCGATCGAAAAG GCCAGTGTCTCTGTGCCAGTGTACAGTGTGAAGATCCTCCAGCGTGATTCCTCTCTAGAGGCAGAGGAGGACAGAAAGCCTTCCTCTCCTCTCCTGCTGCCCACACCTGTGGAGGAGACCATAGAAGAGCCCACAGGAAGTCCAAATGATGAGCACTACTGG CGGCGCATCAGAACATATGCATGGCTGTTTGTGGGTTACCCTCTCCTCGTCATCACACATTTTGTACTGTGTCTGATCTCCTGGTTGCTGGTTTTCACCATTCCTGTGGCCAAAATGAGTGCCAAGACCTTACATACCATCCTGCTCATGCCTCCCGAACACATTCACATCAGCCGAGCCACAGAG GCTCAGGAGCACGAAGGCCAAGTCATTTTATGCTGCTATCATGCAGTGAACCTCTACTACTATAAATACACAGTGGATGGGATCAATGTTTTTGCTGTCA ATCTCTTACCATTAGTTATAGTGTCTCTAGTGATTGGTTACGTGGACAAAACAAACCAGTTTGCCAGCTCTGAAGTCAAGTTTGCCACAGCAATCAGCTCCATCATTCCACTCTCGTATTACATTGGCATGGGTATTGCAAG TATTTCAGCTCAGAGTAACTTTGCTGTCGGGGCCGTGGTGAACGCAACATTTGGCTCCATCACAGAGTTGACGTTTTACATCACAGCATTGCTCAGAGGTCACCGCCAGGGAAACAAGTGCCTGCAGGAGATAGTGAAGGCGGCTCTTACTGGAACCCTGCTGGGCTGCATCCTCTTCATACCA GGGATCTGTATGATAATCGGAGGGCTCAGGCACAGGGAGCAGAGGTTTAACAGTCGCTCGGCGGGGGTCAGCTCCTCTCTGCTTTTCATATCAATAGGGG GAGTGTTTGCCCCTACGCTCTTCTCCAAAGCCTATGGGAATATAGTGTGTGAGAACTGTACTAACTCTACAGGAACCAACAGCAGCGGATCCTTCATGTGCAAAAACTGCCACTACGACCTG AGTGAAAACAACTACAGCTTGTTTCACAGTCACATTGA GCCTCTAGTGTACACCATTTCCATTCTACTGCCCGTATCCTATATCATTGGCCTCATCTTTACTCttaaaacacattcacacatcTACGACATTCACGTTGGTGATGGAAGGG GTCATCTTGGAGCGTCGGTGCACTGGTCCCGATGGAGAGCTTTGCTTATCCTCATCGTTGCCACGGTGCTGATGTCTGCATGTGCCGATCTGACCACTGAACACATTCAGCCCATACTCAGCCGCTCGTCTGTATCTCAG TATTTCATAGGTGTGACTCTTTTGGCCATGATCCCTGAAATCCCAGAAATTGTCAATGGAGTCCAGTTTGCTCTTCAGAATCAAATCAGTTTGAG TTTCGAGGTTGGAAGCTGCATCGCGGTGCAGGTGTGCATGATTCAGATCCCCATCCTGGTTTTATTCAACATCTTCTAT GATGTTGGTTTTGTACTCATCTTCAGCGACCTGCATCTGTGGGCCAGCATCTTTAGTGTCATCGTTGTGAATTATAGTTTTATGGATGGGAAGTGTGATTACTTTCAAG GTACTGCTCTTGTGGTGGTGTATCTCATCCTGTTGGCGATGTATTTTTTTGCTCCGTCTCCTGCTGGTTGTTGA
- the cax2 gene encoding uncharacterized protein cax2 isoform X3 gives MTTNIETRRRKLDTKKQDPPEDHDGAHLPGSCCERVCVAHIHSEASDGPAQSCLLQIGNSYSPKNPQRTCSFGDEICDENPCKTTISAENEVEAQKLANNYKFGFRKWKSHVTERPFEKRSDIVKELYSELNVIKPHSAGSLFTCGNVLYVFLFGWWIALVYVFVGVLMFLTVFGIPYGNLCWRLSCYFLWPFGKSIEKASVSVPVYSVKILQRDSSLEAEEDRKPSSPLLLPTPVEETIEEPTGSPNDEHYWRRIRTYAWLFVGYPLLVITHFVLCLISWLLVFTIPVAKMSAKTLHTILLMPPEHIHISRATEAQEHEGQVILCCYHAVNLYYYKYTVDGINVFAVNLLPLVIVSLVIGYVDKTNQFASSEVKFATAISSIIPLSYYIGMGIASISAQSNFAVGAVVNATFGSITELTFYITALLRGHRQGNKCLQEIVKAALTGTLLGCILFIPGICMIIGGLRHREQRFNSRSAGVSSSLLFISIGGVFAPTLFSKAYGNIVCENCTNSTGTNSSGSFMCKNCHYDLSENNYSLFHSHIEPLVYTISILLPVSYIIGLIFTLKTHSHIYDIHVGDGRGHLGASVHWSRWRALLILIVATVLMSACADLTTEHIQPILSRSSVSQYFIGVTLLAMIPEIPEIVNGVQFALQNQISLSFEVGSCIAVQVCMIQIPILVLFNIFYDVGFVLIFSDLHLWASIFSVIVVNYSFMDGKCDYFQGTALVVVYLILLAMYFFAPSPAGC, from the exons ATGACAACGAATATAGAGACGAGAAGAAGGAAACTCGACACAAAAAAGCAAG ATCCTCCAGAGGACCATGATGGAGCTCATCTGCCTGGCTCTTGCTGTGAAAGGGTTTGTGTAGCTCACATTCACTCAGAAGCCAGCGATGGTCCTGCTCAGTCCTGTTTACTGCAAATAGGCAACTCCTACTCACCTAAAAACCCACAGAGAA CATGCAGCTTTGGTGATGAAATATGCGATGAGAACCCTTGCAAGACCACCATAAGTGCTGAAAATGAAGTAGAAGCCCAAAAACTCGCAAATAATTATAAG TTTGGATTCAGGAAGTGGAAGAGTCATGTAACAGAACGGCCCTTTGAGAAGAGGTCGGACATCGTGAAGGAGCTTTACTCTGAGCTGAACGTTATTAAACCTCACTCAG CAGGTTCATTGTTCACTTGTGGCAATGTTCTCTACGTGTTTCTGTTTGGCTGGTGGATCGCTCTGGTTTATGTTTTCGTTGGTGTCCTAATGTTCCTCACAGTTTTTGGCATCCCCTACG GGAATCTCTGCTGGAGGTTGTCCTGCTATTTTCTGTGGCCATTTGGGAAGTCGATCGAAAAG GCCAGTGTCTCTGTGCCAGTGTACAGTGTGAAGATCCTCCAGCGTGATTCCTCTCTAGAGGCAGAGGAGGACAGAAAGCCTTCCTCTCCTCTCCTGCTGCCCACACCTGTGGAGGAGACCATAGAAGAGCCCACAGGAAGTCCAAATGATGAGCACTACTGG CGGCGCATCAGAACATATGCATGGCTGTTTGTGGGTTACCCTCTCCTCGTCATCACACATTTTGTACTGTGTCTGATCTCCTGGTTGCTGGTTTTCACCATTCCTGTGGCCAAAATGAGTGCCAAGACCTTACATACCATCCTGCTCATGCCTCCCGAACACATTCACATCAGCCGAGCCACAGAG GCTCAGGAGCACGAAGGCCAAGTCATTTTATGCTGCTATCATGCAGTGAACCTCTACTACTATAAATACACAGTGGATGGGATCAATGTTTTTGCTGTCA ATCTCTTACCATTAGTTATAGTGTCTCTAGTGATTGGTTACGTGGACAAAACAAACCAGTTTGCCAGCTCTGAAGTCAAGTTTGCCACAGCAATCAGCTCCATCATTCCACTCTCGTATTACATTGGCATGGGTATTGCAAG TATTTCAGCTCAGAGTAACTTTGCTGTCGGGGCCGTGGTGAACGCAACATTTGGCTCCATCACAGAGTTGACGTTTTACATCACAGCATTGCTCAGAGGTCACCGCCAGGGAAACAAGTGCCTGCAGGAGATAGTGAAGGCGGCTCTTACTGGAACCCTGCTGGGCTGCATCCTCTTCATACCA GGGATCTGTATGATAATCGGAGGGCTCAGGCACAGGGAGCAGAGGTTTAACAGTCGCTCGGCGGGGGTCAGCTCCTCTCTGCTTTTCATATCAATAGGGG GAGTGTTTGCCCCTACGCTCTTCTCCAAAGCCTATGGGAATATAGTGTGTGAGAACTGTACTAACTCTACAGGAACCAACAGCAGCGGATCCTTCATGTGCAAAAACTGCCACTACGACCTG AGTGAAAACAACTACAGCTTGTTTCACAGTCACATTGA GCCTCTAGTGTACACCATTTCCATTCTACTGCCCGTATCCTATATCATTGGCCTCATCTTTACTCttaaaacacattcacacatcTACGACATTCACGTTGGTGATGGAAGGG GTCATCTTGGAGCGTCGGTGCACTGGTCCCGATGGAGAGCTTTGCTTATCCTCATCGTTGCCACGGTGCTGATGTCTGCATGTGCCGATCTGACCACTGAACACATTCAGCCCATACTCAGCCGCTCGTCTGTATCTCAG TATTTCATAGGTGTGACTCTTTTGGCCATGATCCCTGAAATCCCAGAAATTGTCAATGGAGTCCAGTTTGCTCTTCAGAATCAAATCAGTTTGAG TTTCGAGGTTGGAAGCTGCATCGCGGTGCAGGTGTGCATGATTCAGATCCCCATCCTGGTTTTATTCAACATCTTCTAT GATGTTGGTTTTGTACTCATCTTCAGCGACCTGCATCTGTGGGCCAGCATCTTTAGTGTCATCGTTGTGAATTATAGTTTTATGGATGGGAAGTGTGATTACTTTCAAG GTACTGCTCTTGTGGTGGTGTATCTCATCCTGTTGGCGATGTATTTTTTTGCTCCGTCTCCTGCTGGTTGTTGA
- the armc10 gene encoding armadillo repeat-containing protein 10 → MYEICAYRRMGDDNVIARLGSMKALLGIVAGAGASYGIYKLVFGRVGDGGVNRRKSAKSVTIQPGSLMAKVSGFKVVSKSDNLDPSAETESSDIHSKSAASLEPRHLSMLLSLLQSSPNPEERRNVLVTLGNAAAFTVNQDLLREFGGLHIIAGFLSDPSSEIRVQTLNALNNLSMNIRNQEQLKIYIPSVMQLIEMSPVNSDLQLAALRLLTNLSVTDNHQHLMKNAITLLLSLLVVSNEVLQIQVLKVLVNLSSNPDLMDDIVQAQAPASLILLFDSCTSTSVLLRLLFFVGNLRAWRPSAQVAEALRTRQDSLYCVLLDSSSQLHHKLPLLLSHPDEEVKTHVARLLT, encoded by the exons ATGTATGAAATCTGCGCATATCGCAGAATGGGAGATGACAATGTCATAGCCCGGCTCGGCAGCATGAAGGCTCTGTTGGGGATTGTAGCAGGAGCTGGAGCCTCGTATGGGATTTATAAACTAGTCTTTGGTCGTGTAGGAGATGGAGGAGTAAACAGAAGAAAGTCTGCGAAAAGTGTGACTATTCAGCCTGGGAGCTTAATGGCCAAAGTATCTGGATTTAAAGTTGTTAGTAAGAGTGATAATCTGGATCCGTCTGCGGAGACTGAATCTA GTGATATTCACTCAAAATCTGCTGCCAGCCTGGAGCCTCGACATCTGAGTATGCTTCTCTCCCTTCTGCAGAGCAGCCCAAACCCAGAAGAGAGGAGAAATGTTCTCGTAACCTTAGGAAATGCTGCTGCCTTTACTGTAAACCAG GATCTTCTGCGAGAATTTGGAGGTCTTCACATCATAGCAGGATTCCTCTCAGACCCTTCATCTGAGATTCGGGTTCAGACTCTAAACGCTCTGAACAACTTAAGCATGAATATCCGCAATCAAGAGCAGCTGAAG aTATATATCCCGTCAGTGATGCAGTTGATTGAGATGTCACCTGTGAACTCTGACCTTCAGCTGGCAGCGCTCCGATTACTCACTAATCTGTCCGTCACCGATAATCACCAGCATCTGATGAAGAATGCTATTACCCTCCTCCTGTCGCTACTTGTAGTGAGCAATGAAGTCCTACAG ATCCAAGTCCTGAAGGTCCTAGTAAATCTTTCCTCCAATCCAGATTTGATGGACGATATTGTGCAAGCTCAG GCTCCAGCCTCCTTGATCTTGTTGTTTGACAGCTGCACAAGCACATCTGTTCTTCTCCGCCTGTTGTTTTTTGTGGGGAACCTGCGTGCGTGGAGACCCTCCGCACAGGTAGCTGAAGCTCTGAGGACGAGGCAGGACTCTCTGTACTGTGTTCTACTGGACAGCTCCTCTCAGCTGCACCATAAGCTGCCTCTGCTGCTCTCCCATCCAGATGAGGAGGTGAAGACGCATGTGGCCAGACTCCTCACATAA